From a region of the Synechococcus sp. PCC 7502 genome:
- a CDS encoding lamin tail domain-containing protein: MATTLSSGDIAFLSLIADNPDTFSFVLLKDIDAGTIINVTDNGFLSSGSLRTGEGVLQYVAASALTVGTVITYIDGTSNTNWTNVSGGTSFALSTSGDSLIAFQGTLTGSGSSTTSTNPTFLAAVTINRSTFDANAADSNTTALPTGLTDGVNAVAVGNTSAEFDNARYTGPTSFASVAEARTAINTTSNWTKSNSDTTNFSGTFTIGAVTPTVNLSVSSNAGTEAGTTQITVTATASGAVTGAQTVNLGVTGTGISTGDYNLSNTTITIPDGQTQGSVTFTIVDDAAIEGTETAILTISNPSGGITLGNTTTQNIAIADNESAIQITEYMYNPSSTGGEFVEFTNLGTSTVDFAGWSFDDNSRTAGSFSLSAFGIVQAGESVILTESDAAAFRTAWNLPNTVKVIGGLNQNLGRADEINVYDASNNLVDRLTYGDQTYAGTIRTQGFSGWTPITNLEPTTINTSWQLSAVNDAQNSQTSANGDVGNPGVYNLSAGVNIFQSGGITNITEGGATDTYNVVLRTQPASNVTIAINGGTQTTNNPSTLTFTSANWFTPQTVTVSAVDDSVFEGNHTGTITFSTTSSDANYNNITINSVTANITDNDQPGAAPTIQVNTTTTTNFLDGGSLNSLPVSGSGLVSGVINDPTDPAKNFGIDFAIADTDTPVGNLTVTVTSNNQSVVTDASLTSNLTGTGATRNLKINPVGVGLANITVTVSDGAQTSTYIINYAASAASVNPSTTRFLTGAANASTAIAIDANYMLVADDENQGLRLYDRQNSGLPLNSFDFTSSLGLTDLSGGIPREVDIEASAKLGNRIFWLGSESNSDSGNSRPNRDRIFGTDISGSGANTTLSFAGRYDYLREDIINWDKNNVHGLGANFFGLDASAASGVGSKQSDGYNIEGLVFAPDNITAYVSFRAPQEPTSGRTKALIVPVTNFTSLLSSNNGGTLGSATFGAPIQLDLGGRGIREIAKNANNQYVIIAGPAGDATGVPPFDFRLYTWTGNAADTPVLRSANLTALNSGGSFESIVSVPDNLDSNSQIQLLVDNGTTDFYNTGLAGSDIPDKPNFQKSRSEIVTIGAPQVAIHDIQGAAHISPLVGQNVTGVAGIVTALRSNGFYFQDPNPDNNDATSEAIFVFTSSAPTVAIGDSILVNGKVSEFRPGNNANNLTTTEITSPSITKLSSGNALPTATILGNGGRTIPTSVIENDATNVETSGIFDPAQDGIDFYESLEGMRVQINNAVSVSPTNNFGEIWVLSDNGANATGKTARGGIGLSANDFNPERIQIDPALLTSGSTANLNLGTTFNTITGVVDYSFSNFEVLPTSLSVATPSTLQKEVTNLAPTANQLTVATFNVENLDIGDGAAKFNALASQIVNNLKSPDIINLQEIQDNNGATNNGVVDASTTLQTLINAIAAAGGPTYQFRQVNPVDGTNGGEPGGNIRPAFLFNPNRVSFVDIAGGTSTSNTTVTNVSGVPTLSASSGLIDPTNSAFDSSRKPLVGQFTFNGQSVYVIDNHFNSKGGDQPLYGPNQPPVLSSEVQRNQQATIVKNFVRDILNVNPNANVIVAGDLNDFSFSNPLNILKSAGLTDLVSTLPANEQYDYVFEGNSQDLDHILASGNLVNNLDGVDVVHVNSEFASQTSDHDPILARFNIASNLINGTPGRDTLIGTSGNDIITGYQGADTLTGGLGSDKFVFTSTKDGKDTITDFTSGADQIVLTSLFQSAGLSGLNYTNAISQGYLSFGTSGNDTNVLIDLDGFAGSAFRSAPLVTVQKVNSTTLASSSNFVF, from the coding sequence ATGGCAACTACTCTCTCTTCTGGCGATATTGCGTTTCTCAGTCTCATTGCAGATAACCCCGACACCTTCTCCTTCGTTCTCCTTAAAGATATTGACGCTGGAACTATTATTAATGTCACAGACAATGGCTTTCTGTCTTCTGGCTCTTTGCGGACAGGCGAAGGGGTTTTGCAATATGTAGCAGCTTCAGCCTTAACTGTTGGAACGGTTATTACATATATTGACGGAACCTCAAACACTAACTGGACGAATGTTAGTGGTGGTACAAGCTTTGCATTATCAACATCTGGGGACTCGCTGATTGCATTTCAGGGTACCTTAACTGGTTCGGGCAGTTCAACAACCAGTACTAACCCCACTTTTTTAGCTGCTGTTACTATCAATCGTTCAACCTTTGATGCCAACGCAGCAGATTCTAATACCACTGCTTTACCAACGGGTTTGACAGATGGAGTTAATGCAGTAGCAGTAGGTAATACGTCGGCTGAGTTTGACAATGCCCGTTACACGGGACCAACATCCTTTGCATCAGTGGCAGAAGCTAGAACTGCAATTAATACCACAAGTAACTGGACTAAGAGCAATTCTGACACCACCAATTTCAGTGGTACTTTCACTATTGGGGCAGTAACTCCCACTGTTAACCTATCGGTAAGTTCTAACGCTGGTACTGAAGCAGGTACAACTCAAATCACGGTCACCGCCACTGCCTCTGGTGCAGTTACAGGCGCTCAAACTGTTAACTTAGGTGTTACTGGAACTGGGATCAGTACGGGCGATTACAACCTCAGCAATACCACAATTACCATTCCCGATGGTCAAACCCAAGGCTCTGTAACCTTTACCATTGTTGATGACGCAGCGATCGAAGGCACGGAAACTGCCATATTAACGATCAGCAATCCTTCTGGTGGCATCACTTTAGGCAATACAACTACTCAGAATATTGCGATCGCCGATAACGAGTCTGCCATTCAAATCACTGAGTATATGTACAACCCATCCAGTACTGGCGGGGAATTTGTCGAATTTACGAACCTTGGCACTAGCACCGTAGACTTTGCAGGTTGGAGCTTTGATGATAACTCACGCACAGCTGGTTCCTTTTCGCTGAGCGCTTTTGGGATTGTGCAAGCTGGAGAGTCTGTAATCCTGACTGAGAGCGATGCCGCCGCTTTTCGTACCGCTTGGAATTTACCCAATACCGTGAAGGTGATTGGCGGACTTAACCAAAACTTAGGGCGTGCAGACGAGATCAACGTTTACGATGCTAGCAACAACCTTGTTGATCGCCTCACCTACGGCGATCAGACCTATGCAGGTACGATCCGCACCCAAGGTTTCAGTGGTTGGACACCCATCACAAATCTTGAACCCACAACCATTAATACCAGTTGGCAACTTTCGGCTGTCAATGATGCTCAAAATTCTCAAACCTCAGCCAATGGGGATGTTGGCAACCCCGGTGTTTATAACCTGAGTGCTGGTGTCAATATCTTCCAATCTGGCGGAATCACGAACATTACTGAGGGCGGGGCTACAGATACTTACAATGTCGTTTTAAGAACCCAGCCTGCCAGTAATGTCACCATCGCTATTAATGGTGGGACGCAAACAACTAACAATCCAAGTACTCTGACATTTACTTCTGCCAATTGGTTTACACCCCAAACCGTCACCGTATCTGCTGTGGATGACAGCGTATTTGAAGGAAACCACACTGGCACAATTACTTTCAGTACTACCAGTAGCGATGCTAATTACAACAACATCACCATCAACTCGGTTACGGCGAATATTACGGATAACGATCAACCTGGTGCCGCCCCAACCATTCAGGTAAACACGACAACAACGACTAACTTCCTTGATGGTGGTAGTTTGAACTCATTACCAGTTTCTGGCTCAGGGTTAGTTAGCGGTGTCATTAACGATCCCACTGATCCAGCTAAAAACTTCGGCATTGATTTTGCGATCGCCGATACCGATACTCCCGTTGGCAACCTCACCGTTACTGTAACTAGCAATAATCAAAGTGTTGTCACCGATGCAAGCTTGACTTCAAACTTGACTGGCACTGGCGCAACTCGCAACCTTAAAATTAATCCCGTTGGTGTAGGACTTGCTAATATTACTGTCACCGTAAGCGATGGAGCCCAAACCAGCACCTACATTATTAACTACGCTGCATCGGCTGCCTCTGTTAATCCATCCACAACCCGCTTTTTAACTGGTGCTGCAAATGCTTCGACGGCGATCGCCATTGATGCTAACTATATGTTGGTTGCAGACGATGAAAATCAAGGACTACGCCTCTACGATCGCCAGAATTCTGGATTGCCCCTCAATAGTTTTGACTTTACTTCTTCCTTGGGCTTAACTGACCTTTCTGGTGGAATTCCCCGTGAAGTAGATATTGAAGCATCGGCTAAATTAGGTAATCGCATTTTCTGGCTCGGTTCTGAAAGTAATAGTGACTCTGGCAACTCCCGCCCCAATCGCGATCGCATTTTTGGCACGGATATATCAGGTTCAGGAGCGAACACGACCCTTAGCTTTGCTGGTAGGTACGACTATCTCCGCGAAGACATCATCAATTGGGATAAAAACAACGTTCATGGTTTAGGGGCAAACTTCTTCGGTCTTGATGCAAGTGCCGCCTCTGGCGTAGGTTCTAAGCAGTCTGATGGTTACAATATCGAAGGATTGGTCTTTGCTCCAGACAATATCACAGCCTACGTTTCCTTCCGCGCTCCGCAAGAACCAACCTCTGGACGCACCAAAGCCTTAATTGTTCCTGTAACCAACTTTACCTCTCTTTTAAGTTCTAATAATGGCGGTACCCTAGGTTCTGCCACCTTTGGCGCACCCATCCAACTGGATTTAGGCGGACGGGGTATTCGCGAAATTGCTAAAAATGCTAACAACCAATATGTAATCATTGCTGGACCAGCAGGTGATGCTACGGGAGTCCCACCCTTCGACTTCCGCCTCTATACTTGGACAGGTAATGCTGCCGATACTCCTGTTTTGAGAAGTGCAAACCTAACTGCCCTTAATTCTGGTGGAAGCTTTGAATCCATTGTTTCCGTTCCAGATAACCTAGACAGTAATTCTCAAATTCAACTGTTGGTTGATAACGGTACTACTGATTTTTACAATACTGGATTAGCTGGCAGCGATATACCCGATAAGCCTAACTTCCAAAAGTCTCGCAGCGAAATCGTTACTATCGGGGCTCCTCAGGTTGCCATTCACGATATCCAAGGTGCTGCTCACATCTCTCCCCTGGTCGGTCAAAACGTTACAGGCGTGGCGGGAATTGTTACGGCACTTAGAAGTAATGGCTTCTACTTCCAAGACCCCAACCCTGACAATAACGATGCTACCTCTGAAGCTATTTTTGTCTTCACTTCCTCTGCTCCTACAGTAGCAATAGGTGACTCTATATTAGTAAACGGTAAAGTATCCGAGTTTCGTCCCGGTAACAATGCCAATAACCTCACAACCACAGAAATTACTAGCCCATCCATAACCAAACTCTCTAGCGGCAATGCCTTACCCACGGCAACAATTTTAGGCAATGGCGGTCGCACAATTCCCACATCGGTAATTGAAAACGATGCCACCAATGTCGAAACCTCTGGCATATTCGATCCCGCCCAAGACGGTATCGACTTCTATGAGAGTCTTGAAGGTATGCGGGTACAGATCAATAATGCCGTATCCGTTAGCCCAACTAATAATTTTGGGGAAATCTGGGTATTGTCTGACAATGGAGCAAATGCGACAGGAAAAACCGCTCGAGGAGGTATAGGTTTAAGTGCCAATGACTTTAATCCCGAGCGCATTCAAATTGATCCTGCTCTTTTAACCTCTGGTAGCACGGCAAATCTTAACCTAGGAACCACCTTCAATACGATTACGGGAGTAGTTGACTATAGCTTTAGTAACTTTGAGGTATTGCCAACATCCCTATCTGTGGCTACCCCCAGCACATTACAAAAGGAAGTAACCAACCTCGCTCCCACTGCCAATCAACTGACAGTAGCTACATTCAACGTCGAGAATCTCGACATAGGCGACGGTGCAGCTAAATTCAATGCTTTGGCATCTCAGATTGTTAACAATCTCAAATCCCCTGACATTATTAATTTGCAGGAGATTCAAGATAATAATGGGGCTACCAACAACGGCGTTGTCGATGCGAGTACAACTCTACAAACTCTAATCAATGCGATCGCTGCTGCTGGCGGACCTACTTACCAATTCAGACAAGTCAATCCAGTTGATGGTACCAATGGCGGCGAACCAGGTGGAAATATTCGCCCAGCTTTCCTGTTTAATCCCAATCGAGTCTCTTTCGTGGATATTGCTGGCGGTACATCAACCTCTAACACCACTGTAACCAACGTATCTGGAGTTCCCACCCTCTCTGCATCCTCTGGATTGATCGATCCTACCAACTCTGCTTTTGATTCCAGTCGCAAACCTCTAGTCGGTCAATTCACCTTTAATGGTCAAAGTGTTTATGTCATTGACAACCACTTTAATTCCAAAGGTGGTGACCAACCTTTATACGGACCCAATCAGCCGCCAGTACTAAGCAGCGAAGTCCAGCGCAATCAACAGGCAACTATCGTCAAAAACTTTGTCAGAGATATTTTGAATGTCAATCCCAATGCCAATGTCATAGTTGCAGGAGACTTGAATGATTTCAGTTTCTCCAACCCCTTAAACATACTTAAGAGTGCTGGACTGACCGATCTAGTTTCAACTCTACCCGCTAACGAACAGTACGATTACGTTTTTGAAGGTAATTCTCAAGATTTGGATCACATTCTTGCAAGCGGCAATCTTGTCAATAACTTAGATGGAGTTGATGTGGTTCACGTCAATTCTGAATTTGCCAGTCAGACTAGCGACCACGACCCCATCTTGGCTCGGTTTAACATAGCCTCAAACCTAATTAACGGAACGCCAGGACGTGACACCCTTATCGGTACTTCTGGCAACGATATTATTACGGGCTATCAAGGGGCAGATACGCTTACGGGTGGTCTTGGCAGCGATAAGTTTGTGTTTACAAGTACTAAAGATGGTAAAGATACGATTACCGACTTTACTTCTGGAGCCGATCAGATTGTTCTCACTTCACTATTCCAAAGTGCAGGATTAAGCGGATTGAACTATACAAATGCTATAAGCCAAGGCTATTTAAGCTTTGGAACTTCAGGTAATGATACTAATGTATTGATTGACCTAGATGGTTTTGCAGGTTCAGCGTTCCGCTCTGCCCCACTGGTTACCGTTCAAAAAGTTAACTCGACTACATTAGCCAGTTCCAGCAATTTTGTATTCTAG
- the cysE gene encoding serine O-acetyltransferase: MLDNLIADFRVIFERDPAARSSLEVLLCYPGFHVLAVHRLCHWLYLINIPVLPRFIAYIVRFFTGVEIHPGAKIGKGVFIDHGVGVVIGETAIIGGYALIYQGVTLGGTGKEVGKRHPSIGENVILGAGAKILGNIEIGDRSCIGAGSVVLQSIPPDCTVVGVPGRIVRDRKLDDVNINKMPDPEAEIIKILFERIKVLEGEAARVPVTLVLNDIHGDGRIAEDQKERAISNTQIQSFLDGAGI; this comes from the coding sequence ATGCTAGATAACCTTATTGCGGATTTTCGGGTGATATTTGAGCGTGATCCTGCGGCTCGATCTAGCTTAGAAGTATTGCTATGTTACCCCGGCTTTCATGTCCTTGCGGTTCATCGTCTTTGTCATTGGCTTTACCTGATTAATATTCCTGTACTACCAAGATTTATCGCCTACATTGTGCGTTTTTTCACGGGAGTAGAAATTCATCCGGGGGCAAAAATTGGCAAGGGTGTATTTATCGATCATGGGGTTGGGGTGGTAATTGGTGAAACTGCCATAATTGGCGGCTATGCCTTAATTTATCAGGGTGTAACCTTGGGTGGCACAGGTAAAGAGGTGGGTAAGCGGCATCCTAGTATTGGCGAAAATGTCATATTAGGAGCAGGGGCAAAGATATTAGGAAATATTGAAATTGGCGATCGCTCTTGTATTGGGGCAGGTTCTGTGGTGTTGCAAAGCATTCCTCCCGACTGCACGGTGGTGGGGGTACCAGGGAGGATTGTGCGCGATCGCAAGTTGGATGATGTGAATATTAATAAGATGCCTGATCCTGAAGCGGAAATTATTAAAATTCTCTTCGAGCGGATCAAAGTTTTAGAAGGAGAGGCTGCTAGAGTTCCTGTGACCCTAGTTCTTAATGATATTCATGGTGATGGCAGAATAGCAGAAGATCAGAAGGAAAGAGCCATCTCTAATACCCAGATTCAAAGTTTTCTAGATGGGGCGGGAATCTAA
- a CDS encoding serine/threonine-protein kinase — protein sequence MLKTKLGGRYSIISRLGSGGFGETYLAEDLQLPDHHCCVVKHLKPQSTDPEILDIARRLFDSEAKVLHRLGNNDQIPRLLANFEEDQQFYLVQEFIEGHGLDQELVNGKPWSQAQVINLLQDILGILEFVHEQKVIHRDLKPENLIRRNQDGKIVLIDFGAVKQIYTQVITNSKRAKSTITIGTSGYMPSEQANGHPQVNSDIYAVGVIAIQALTGLDPEFIPKNPQTLELEWSNLVEISPDLANILDKMVRYDFRQRYPSATAVLKDLESVAIASQNNSSNYSANHEKALSNQSTAILLNNQNQNLTTDIEISASTQPTQLEISNSSQPTIAESSSTTALTETLTTTKAQTFINQVTNRRLIGGAITILAIISGIAVHKLYQVNDSVSAPSPSGLSEYKSENKAKDQQAEALLQQVQVLDQVQAKIASGEDPNDIATLATQIPESSPLRNKVNTVLVKYQKQWEQDKLAFNEANSAYKSKNWKNALNASKKIATPYWQRKTQWIADKANTEIASATAPKPIVPPKAIVDSEYTAPPTNSYTPAPQPVREPTPPSKFSIPEAQ from the coding sequence ATGCTAAAAACAAAACTAGGTGGACGGTATAGCATCATTAGCCGCCTTGGCTCAGGTGGATTTGGAGAAACATATTTAGCAGAAGATTTACAGTTACCCGATCACCACTGCTGTGTGGTCAAGCATCTTAAACCTCAATCAACCGATCCTGAAATTTTAGACATAGCCCGTCGCCTATTTGACAGCGAGGCAAAGGTTCTTCATCGCCTAGGTAATAACGACCAAATTCCTCGCCTACTCGCCAATTTTGAAGAAGATCAACAGTTTTACTTAGTTCAAGAATTTATTGAAGGGCATGGACTGGATCAAGAGCTAGTTAATGGTAAGCCGTGGAGCCAAGCACAGGTGATTAATTTACTCCAAGATATATTGGGTATCCTTGAATTTGTGCATGAGCAAAAGGTAATTCACCGAGACCTCAAACCTGAGAACTTAATTCGGCGTAATCAAGATGGAAAAATTGTTTTAATTGATTTTGGCGCAGTTAAGCAAATTTACACCCAAGTCATTACTAATTCTAAACGGGCTAAATCCACGATTACGATTGGGACATCTGGCTATATGCCCAGTGAGCAAGCTAATGGACACCCTCAGGTTAATAGCGATATTTATGCCGTTGGGGTAATTGCCATTCAAGCTCTGACTGGTTTAGACCCAGAGTTTATCCCAAAAAATCCCCAAACCCTAGAACTGGAGTGGTCTAACTTGGTGGAAATTTCCCCCGATTTAGCTAACATTTTAGATAAGATGGTGCGCTATGATTTTCGGCAACGTTATCCCTCTGCTACAGCAGTATTAAAGGATTTAGAATCTGTAGCGATCGCTTCTCAAAACAATTCCAGTAACTATTCCGCCAACCATGAGAAAGCTTTAAGCAATCAATCCACAGCCATACTGTTAAATAATCAAAATCAAAACTTAACCACTGATATAGAAATATCTGCTTCAACTCAACCTACGCAACTAGAAATATCTAACTCTTCACAGCCAACTATAGCTGAATCTAGTTCCACAACTGCGCTCACAGAAACATTGACAACCACAAAAGCCCAGACATTTATTAATCAAGTTACTAATAGGAGATTAATTGGGGGAGCGATCACTATACTCGCAATAATTAGTGGGATTGCCGTGCATAAGTTATATCAGGTTAATGATAGTGTGTCGGCTCCCTCTCCATCTGGACTTTCTGAATATAAATCTGAGAATAAAGCTAAGGATCAACAGGCAGAGGCATTACTCCAACAGGTACAGGTTTTAGATCAAGTCCAAGCAAAAATTGCCAGTGGCGAAGACCCCAATGATATTGCCACCTTAGCCACCCAAATACCTGAAAGTAGCCCTCTGCGGAACAAAGTTAATACAGTATTGGTCAAGTATCAAAAGCAATGGGAGCAGGATAAACTAGCTTTTAATGAGGCAAACTCTGCTTACAAATCTAAAAACTGGAAAAATGCCCTCAATGCTTCTAAAAAAATTGCCACTCCCTATTGGCAAAGAAAAACTCAGTGGATCGCTGATAAAGCCAATACTGAAATTGCTTCTGCTACTGCACCAAAACCCATAGTGCCACCAAAAGCGATTGTGGATAGTGAATATACTGCCCCACCCACCAATTCCTATACACCTGCTCCTCAGCCTGTTAGAGAGCCTACTCCCCCCTCTAAGTTTTCAATCCCTGAAGCTCAATAA
- a CDS encoding tetratricopeptide repeat protein, whose product MNSKLFKLAIAGILLTVSELYIPPIAHSQSVIACNIGSLPPQAANYKLRGSRLLRLNNNEEALDCFRQALRDDRATKDPQVWNGLGVALARLRRFDDAIAAYDRAIGIRDGVVVDRINRLGNSNRLQPQDYYIFWFNKGTALGDLGKTEDALVSINKAISLNGSYGPAWFYRGVYLRRLGRNSEASNAYTKATAFAPQLSYNLLYREQIAQDDFLFWQGQGIGYTRIGRYKDARVAFNRSNQIIQANPNIAVANQESYAFYYEGVRFLDEGNPEMALNAFDKSIQVKPDFAEGWHAKGNVYSSLGKYREAIAAYDQALKYDSNLHNSWFERGIAYTRLKQPQMALSSYRKATDIASDFAEAWHNSGRILYDLNRYPEALEAFNMAIAGEALRGGVEPYESLFGKSVTLYAMKRYPEARTAVNETLKLNPNFKSAIALRNQLR is encoded by the coding sequence ATGAACTCCAAACTATTCAAACTAGCGATCGCAGGAATTTTATTAACAGTTTCTGAACTATACATACCTCCAATTGCACATAGTCAATCGGTTATTGCGTGTAACATTGGCTCTTTACCACCCCAAGCTGCCAATTATAAGCTCAGAGGGAGTCGGCTACTGCGTTTGAATAATAATGAAGAGGCTCTTGATTGCTTTAGACAAGCTCTTAGGGATGACCGTGCAACAAAAGACCCACAGGTATGGAATGGATTGGGAGTAGCATTGGCAAGATTGAGAAGGTTTGATGATGCGATCGCTGCCTATGACCGAGCTATTGGAATCCGAGATGGCGTGGTAGTTGATCGGATTAATCGTTTAGGCAATAGTAATCGCTTACAACCACAGGATTATTATATTTTTTGGTTCAATAAAGGTACCGCTTTAGGCGACTTGGGTAAAACTGAGGATGCCCTAGTGAGTATTAATAAAGCTATTAGCCTCAATGGTAGCTATGGACCAGCGTGGTTTTATCGTGGCGTATATCTCCGTCGTTTAGGTCGTAATAGTGAAGCGTCCAATGCCTATACCAAAGCTACAGCCTTTGCCCCTCAGCTATCCTATAACTTGCTATACAGAGAACAAATCGCCCAAGATGATTTTCTGTTTTGGCAGGGGCAGGGTATCGGCTATACTCGCATCGGCAGATATAAAGACGCTAGAGTCGCATTTAATCGTTCTAACCAGATTATTCAAGCTAATCCCAATATTGCCGTAGCTAATCAAGAAAGTTATGCCTTTTATTATGAAGGGGTGAGGTTTTTGGATGAGGGGAATCCTGAGATGGCTCTGAATGCCTTTGATAAATCCATACAGGTTAAGCCCGATTTTGCTGAAGGTTGGCATGCTAAGGGAAATGTCTATTCTAGTTTAGGTAAGTATAGAGAGGCGATCGCTGCCTACGATCAAGCATTAAAGTATGACTCTAATCTGCATAACTCATGGTTTGAACGAGGCATTGCCTATACTCGACTAAAGCAGCCGCAAATGGCTTTAAGTTCCTATCGAAAAGCTACAGATATTGCTAGTGATTTTGCCGAAGCTTGGCACAACTCAGGTAGAATTCTCTATGATTTGAATCGTTATCCCGAAGCACTCGAGGCATTTAATATGGCGATCGCTGGAGAAGCATTGCGGGGTGGAGTCGAACCCTATGAATCTTTATTTGGTAAAAGTGTGACTCTATACGCCATGAAGCGTTACCCTGAAGCTCGTACTGCAGTTAATGAAACCCTAAAACTTAATCCTAATTTCAAAAGTGCGATCGCTCTCCGTAATCAACTAAGATAA
- a CDS encoding phosphate-starvation-inducible PsiE family protein: protein MLTKLLQLISSDRSFLQAIKFVENLVSKILAIAMVIVTLVAVIELCVVLSTQILSPPFGFLNVSLIQVFGLFLNILVALEILENITAYLRNHSIQLELVIITSLTAVARKIIIFDTKTQGADLTSLALAIFALSISYWIVKQVNSKKES from the coding sequence ATGCTGACAAAGCTCTTGCAACTGATTAGTAGCGATCGCAGTTTTCTTCAAGCTATTAAATTTGTTGAGAACCTAGTTTCTAAGATATTAGCAATTGCAATGGTAATTGTTACCCTAGTTGCAGTAATTGAATTGTGCGTAGTTTTATCCACACAAATACTAAGTCCACCTTTTGGATTCTTGAATGTCAGTCTAATTCAGGTTTTTGGGTTGTTCTTAAATATTCTTGTTGCCTTAGAAATTTTAGAGAACATTACTGCCTACCTTCGCAATCACTCCATTCAACTAGAGCTAGTAATTATTACTTCTTTAACAGCCGTTGCCCGTAAGATTATTATTTTTGATACTAAAACCCAAGGTGCTGATTTAACCTCCTTAGCCTTAGCCATATTTGCCCTATCGATTAGCTACTGGATTGTGAAACAAGTTAACTCCAAAAAAGAATCATAG
- a CDS encoding aminotransferase class I/II-fold pyridoxal phosphate-dependent enzyme translates to MEIIDRAIADLNPIFTQIDLQIKHNLRKVLQVFRDHKVGTHHFSSVSGYGHHDLGREVIDAVFAQVLGAESAAIRVQFVSGTHAIACCLFGILRPGDELLSLVGAPYDTLEEVIGQHGSGQGSLREFGISYRQVDLTESGEVDWDAVAIAVKPETKMVLIQRSCGYAWRSSLSIPEIERIIKLVKQQNPNVVCFVDNCYGEFVADFEPTQVGADLIAGSLIKNLGGTIATAGGYIAGRHEYVEAASCRLTAPGIGTSGGATLDQNRLFLQGLFLAPQMVGEAIKSSHLASYIFDALGYKVNPSPFTPRRDVIQAIQLGSAEKIIQVCRAIQRYSPIDSYVDPVPGNMPGYVSELVMAGGTFIDGSTSELSADAPLREPYTIFIQGGTHWTHLAIALEEVIANLGYGNS, encoded by the coding sequence GTGGAAATTATTGATCGGGCGATCGCCGATTTAAATCCGATATTTACCCAAATTGACCTGCAAATCAAACATAATCTCCGTAAGGTTTTGCAAGTATTTCGGGATCATAAAGTCGGCACGCATCATTTTTCTAGTGTTTCTGGCTATGGACATCATGATTTAGGTCGTGAAGTAATTGATGCTGTCTTTGCTCAAGTGCTAGGGGCGGAATCTGCTGCGATAAGAGTCCAGTTTGTATCAGGAACCCATGCGATCGCCTGCTGTTTATTCGGAATTCTTCGCCCTGGGGATGAATTACTTTCCCTTGTCGGGGCGCCCTACGATACCCTTGAAGAAGTAATCGGACAGCATGGCTCTGGACAGGGTTCTCTGCGGGAATTTGGGATTAGCTATAGACAAGTCGATCTCACAGAATCGGGAGAAGTTGATTGGGATGCAGTGGCGATCGCCGTTAAGCCAGAAACTAAAATGGTATTAATTCAGCGATCGTGTGGTTATGCTTGGCGATCAAGTTTATCGATTCCTGAAATTGAGCGCATTATCAAATTAGTAAAACAGCAAAATCCCAATGTTGTCTGCTTTGTAGATAACTGCTATGGTGAATTTGTGGCTGATTTTGAACCAACCCAAGTCGGCGCAGATTTAATAGCTGGATCATTAATTAAAAATCTTGGTGGTACTATTGCCACTGCAGGTGGATATATTGCAGGCAGGCATGAGTATGTGGAAGCTGCTAGTTGTCGACTCACAGCACCAGGAATTGGCACTTCAGGGGGAGCAACCCTAGATCAAAATCGCCTATTTTTGCAAGGGCTTTTCCTCGCTCCGCAAATGGTTGGTGAAGCAATCAAATCTTCCCATTTAGCCTCATATATTTTTGATGCTTTGGGATATAAGGTTAATCCTTCGCCTTTTACGCCCCGCCGTGATGTAATTCAAGCGATTCAATTAGGTAGTGCTGAAAAAATTATTCAAGTATGTCGGGCAATTCAAAGATATTCACCCATAGATTCCTATGTCGATCCAGTCCCTGGTAATATGCCCGGCTATGTAAGTGAATTAGTAATGGCGGGTGGGACATTCATTGACGGTAGCACCTCTGAGCTTTCAGCCGATGCTCCGCTAAGAGAACCCTATACTATATTTATTCAAGGTGGTACCCATTGGACTCATCTGGCGATCGCTTTGGAAGAAGTAATTGCTAATCTTGGCTATGGTAATTCCTAG